A genomic segment from Pseudomonas sp. S09G 359 encodes:
- a CDS encoding histone deacetylase family protein, translating into MLTVFSDDHRLHHGTELKDGVLKPSFEQPSRADTVRDRVQHVGLGDIIVPRSFERACYVNAHSERYIAFLESAWAEWTTLGRSHDALPLVWPVRDLANDQVPAFIDGKLGFFAMDAGSPITATTWNAVKTSADIALTGLALIDEGHTSAFALCRPPGHHAAREYMGGYCYLNNAAIAAQQAITQGAKRVAVLDVDFHHGNGTQNIFYDRPDVLFISLHGEPAVSYPYFSGFSSERGAGAGEGFNLNYPLPKNTTWAHYQSALIDACQKLRAFAPEVLVISLGVDTFKDDPISHFLLDSQDFLGMGEIIASVGVPTLFVMEGGYMVDEIGINAVNVLHGFESKTA; encoded by the coding sequence ATGCTGACTGTTTTTAGTGATGACCACCGTTTGCACCATGGCACCGAACTGAAGGATGGCGTGCTCAAGCCGTCGTTCGAACAACCCAGCCGCGCCGACACCGTACGTGACCGCGTGCAGCACGTTGGGCTGGGCGACATCATCGTGCCGCGCAGCTTTGAGCGTGCCTGTTACGTCAATGCTCACAGCGAGCGCTACATCGCCTTCCTCGAAAGCGCATGGGCCGAGTGGACCACCCTCGGCCGCAGCCATGACGCGCTGCCGCTGGTGTGGCCGGTGCGTGACCTGGCCAACGATCAGGTACCTGCGTTTATCGACGGCAAGCTGGGCTTCTTTGCCATGGACGCCGGTTCGCCGATCACCGCCACCACCTGGAACGCGGTGAAAACCAGCGCAGATATCGCGCTTACCGGCCTGGCGCTGATCGATGAAGGCCACACCAGCGCCTTCGCCCTGTGCCGCCCACCGGGGCACCATGCGGCCCGCGAATACATGGGCGGTTACTGCTACCTCAACAATGCCGCGATTGCCGCGCAACAGGCCATTACCCAAGGCGCCAAGCGTGTGGCGGTGCTGGATGTGGACTTTCACCATGGCAACGGTACGCAGAACATTTTCTACGACCGTCCAGATGTGCTGTTCATCTCCCTGCACGGCGAGCCGGCCGTTTCCTACCCATATTTTTCCGGATTCAGCAGCGAGCGTGGCGCGGGTGCCGGGGAGGGCTTCAACCTGAATTACCCGCTGCCCAAAAACACCACTTGGGCTCACTACCAGAGCGCATTGATCGACGCCTGCCAGAAACTGCGTGCCTTCGCGCCCGAAGTGCTGGTGATCTCCCTGGGCGTGGACACCTTCAAGGACGACCCCATCAGCCACTTCCTGCTCGACAGCCAGGACTTCCTCGGCATGGGCGAGATCATCGCCAGCGTCGGCGTGCCGACCTTGTTCGTGATGGAAGGCGGCTACATGGTCGATGAAATCGGCATCAATGCCGTCAACGTGCTGCACGGCTTCGAAAGCAAGACCGCCTAA